The Anabaena sp. WA102 genome contains a region encoding:
- a CDS encoding DNA-directed RNA polymerase subunit beta'': MTKAVFRNLVVNKGKLRDLISWSFTHYGTARTAVMADKLKELGFRYATKAGVSISVDDLMIPPSKKELLEAAETEILATEERYQRGEITEVERFQKVIDTWNSTSEALKDEVVVHFKKTNPLNSVYMMAFSGARGNISQVRQLVGMRGLMADPQGEIIDLPIKTNFREGLTVTEYIISSYGARKGLVDTALRTADSGYLTRRLVDVSQDVIVREFDCGTNRGLTIGAMVEGNKTLIKLATRLMGRVVGEDVVHPETGEIIAPRNTPIDDDLAIAIQKAGVQKVTVRSPLTCEAARSVCQHCYGWSLAHAKMVDLGEAVGIIAAQSIGEPGTQLTMRTFHTGGVFTGEVAQQVRSQVSGTVKIPRKLQTRPYRTRHGEDALYVEANGTLTIEGDKKSGTGESQEIAVTQGSTLYIHNGQQVLADHLVAEVALGGRTTRTNTEKAVKDVATDLAGEVKFADVVAEQKTDRQGNTTVTASRGGLIWILSGDVYNLLPGAELVVKNGDAIATNGVLAETKLTTVHGGVVRLPEAIPGKATREIEIITASVVLDQAAVTIQSSQGRNNYLITTTNPDNGAISEFNLRATPGAKVQNGQVVAELIDDQYRTTTGGLLKFGEVEVQKKGKAKLGYEVVQGGTLLWIPEETHEVNKDISLLRVEDGQYVEAGTEVVQDIFCQTGGVVEVTQKNDILREVVIKPGELLMVDDPETAIAHDNTFLQPGEELQGTVATELRYVQYVETPEGPGLLSRPVVEFAVPTNPDVPATTSVSQQTGRSIQLRAVQRIPYKDSERVKSVEGVELLRTQIVLEIEQETEGEHGSSPLAADIELITDPEDGEIQRLQLVILESLVVRRDITADATQGSTQTNLEVVDGDTIEPGAVVARTKILCKEGGIVRGVQQGAETVRRCLVLRANDLVTVNTNVLPTVGKGDLVVEGSAIAPGIFASESGQVVEVKGGDREQVTGDREQRIGDREQGTGDRNASSLSPVTRHLSPSAYTITLRVGRPYRVSPGAVLQVEDGDLVQRGDNLVLLVFERAKTGDIIQGLPRIEELLEARKPKEACILARRPGEVKIVYGDGDEVTSITREAYAIKIVEANGTVTDYPLGPGQNLIVPDGAHIVAGQPLTDGPSNPHEILEIFFSLGSEDGIYACASHALQKVQTFLVNEVQMVYQSQGIDISDKHIEVIVRQMTNKVRIDDGGDTTMLPGELVELRQVEQVNEAMAITGGARAEYTPMLLGITKASLNTDSFISAASFQETTRVLTEAAIEGKSDWLRGLKENVIIGRLIPAGTGYNTYEEAGVIDDYVVDMGSGILDEVDDSLDMVLDDRTAKLYNLDAPGMGDSGFGSKIGERLLLDEDDLIADEINDLVIEDDDDFGEEEEDDDDDDFDDE; the protein is encoded by the coding sequence ATGACTAAAGCAGTTTTTCGCAATCTGGTGGTGAACAAGGGTAAATTAAGAGACTTGATTTCCTGGTCTTTTACCCATTATGGGACGGCGCGGACGGCGGTGATGGCAGATAAACTCAAGGAGTTGGGTTTTCGCTATGCTACCAAGGCGGGTGTGTCTATTAGTGTGGATGATTTGATGATTCCTCCTTCTAAGAAGGAATTGCTGGAGGCGGCGGAGACGGAAATTTTGGCGACGGAGGAACGCTATCAACGGGGGGAAATTACTGAAGTTGAACGTTTCCAGAAGGTAATTGATACTTGGAACAGTACCTCAGAAGCGCTCAAGGATGAGGTGGTGGTGCATTTCAAAAAAACCAATCCCCTCAATTCTGTGTATATGATGGCTTTTTCGGGGGCGCGGGGCAATATTTCTCAGGTGCGGCAGTTGGTGGGGATGCGGGGACTGATGGCAGATCCCCAGGGGGAAATTATTGATTTACCAATTAAGACCAATTTCCGTGAGGGGTTGACGGTAACGGAATATATTATTTCTAGTTATGGGGCGCGGAAGGGGCTGGTGGATACGGCGCTGCGGACTGCTGACTCAGGGTATTTAACCCGGCGGTTGGTGGATGTGTCCCAGGATGTGATTGTGCGGGAGTTTGACTGTGGCACTAATCGTGGTTTGACGATTGGGGCGATGGTGGAGGGGAATAAAACTCTGATTAAACTGGCGACGCGGTTGATGGGTCGAGTGGTGGGTGAGGATGTGGTGCATCCAGAAACGGGGGAAATCATTGCCCCTCGGAATACCCCTATTGATGATGATTTGGCGATCGCCATCCAAAAAGCCGGGGTACAGAAGGTGACTGTCCGCAGTCCTTTGACCTGTGAGGCGGCGCGGTCGGTGTGTCAGCACTGCTATGGTTGGAGTTTAGCCCATGCCAAGATGGTGGATTTGGGTGAAGCTGTGGGGATTATTGCGGCGCAAAGTATTGGTGAACCGGGAACCCAGTTAACCATGCGGACTTTCCACACCGGGGGTGTATTCACAGGGGAAGTAGCCCAACAGGTGCGATCGCAGGTGTCAGGAACAGTGAAAATTCCCCGCAAGTTACAAACCCGTCCCTATCGGACTCGACATGGTGAAGATGCTTTGTATGTGGAAGCCAATGGGACTTTGACGATTGAAGGGGATAAGAAATCGGGAACGGGGGAAAGCCAGGAAATTGCTGTTACCCAAGGTTCAACGCTGTATATCCACAATGGTCAACAGGTACTAGCGGATCACTTGGTGGCTGAGGTGGCGCTGGGAGGCAGAACTACCAGAACCAATACAGAAAAAGCCGTCAAGGATGTGGCGACGGACTTGGCTGGGGAAGTGAAGTTTGCCGATGTAGTGGCGGAACAAAAAACCGACCGTCAGGGCAATACCACTGTCACAGCCTCTAGAGGGGGGTTGATTTGGATTCTGTCGGGGGATGTATATAATTTACTGCCCGGAGCAGAATTGGTGGTAAAAAATGGCGATGCGATCGCTACTAATGGAGTCTTAGCGGAAACCAAATTAACCACAGTTCATGGGGGTGTGGTGCGGTTGCCAGAGGCGATTCCAGGGAAAGCCACCAGGGAAATTGAGATTATTACCGCTTCTGTGGTGTTGGATCAGGCAGCAGTGACAATCCAGAGTTCCCAAGGACGGAATAATTACCTGATTACCACTACCAATCCCGATAATGGGGCGATATCGGAGTTTAACTTGCGGGCGACTCCAGGGGCGAAGGTACAAAATGGTCAGGTAGTGGCAGAATTGATTGATGATCAGTACCGGACAACCACTGGGGGCTTGTTGAAGTTTGGCGAAGTGGAAGTACAGAAAAAAGGTAAAGCCAAATTGGGCTATGAGGTAGTCCAGGGGGGAACACTGCTGTGGATACCGGAAGAAACCCATGAGGTAAATAAGGATATTTCCTTGTTACGGGTGGAAGATGGACAGTATGTGGAAGCGGGGACAGAAGTAGTCCAGGACATCTTCTGTCAAACTGGTGGGGTAGTGGAAGTTACCCAAAAGAACGACATTTTACGGGAAGTAGTGATTAAACCCGGTGAACTGTTGATGGTGGATGATCCAGAGACAGCGATCGCCCATGACAATACGTTCTTGCAACCCGGTGAGGAACTGCAAGGAACTGTAGCTACGGAATTGCGCTATGTTCAGTATGTGGAAACTCCTGAAGGTCCAGGGTTGCTGAGTCGTCCGGTAGTAGAATTTGCTGTCCCCACCAACCCTGATGTTCCAGCCACCACTTCCGTCAGTCAGCAGACAGGGCGCTCGATTCAACTGCGGGCGGTGCAAAGGATTCCCTACAAGGATTCGGAACGGGTGAAGTCGGTGGAAGGTGTGGAACTGCTACGGACACAGATAGTATTAGAAATTGAGCAGGAGACGGAGGGAGAACACGGCAGTTCACCTTTGGCGGCGGACATTGAACTGATTACAGACCCAGAAGATGGGGAGATTCAAAGACTACAGTTGGTAATTTTAGAGTCTTTGGTAGTGCGCCGCGACATTACCGCCGATGCCACCCAAGGCAGTACCCAAACTAATTTGGAAGTGGTGGATGGTGACACCATTGAACCGGGGGCTGTGGTAGCCCGGACGAAGATATTATGTAAGGAAGGGGGGATAGTCCGGGGTGTGCAACAGGGGGCAGAAACAGTCCGCCGTTGTTTGGTATTGCGTGCCAATGATTTGGTGACAGTGAATACCAATGTCTTGCCCACTGTCGGTAAAGGTGATTTGGTAGTAGAAGGAAGTGCGATCGCGCCGGGGATATTCGCATCGGAATCGGGACAAGTGGTGGAAGTCAAGGGAGGTGACAGGGAACAGGTGACAGGTGACAGGGAACAGAGGATAGGTGACAGGGAACAGGGAACAGGTGACAGAAATGCTTCTTCACTGTCACCTGTCACCCGTCACCTGTCACCTTCTGCTTACACCATTACCCTCCGCGTCGGTCGTCCTTACCGGGTGAGTCCGGGGGCGGTGTTACAGGTAGAAGATGGGGACTTGGTGCAACGGGGTGACAACTTAGTGCTGTTGGTATTTGAACGGGCTAAGACTGGGGACATTATTCAAGGTTTGCCCCGGATTGAGGAACTGCTAGAAGCCCGTAAACCCAAGGAAGCTTGTATTTTAGCCCGTCGTCCGGGGGAAGTGAAGATTGTCTATGGCGATGGGGATGAGGTGACATCCATCACCAGAGAAGCCTATGCCATTAAAATTGTTGAAGCCAATGGCACAGTCACCGACTATCCCCTTGGACCTGGGCAAAACCTGATTGTTCCCGACGGGGCGCACATTGTAGCCGGACAACCCCTCACCGACGGACCCTCCAACCCCCATGAGATTCTGGAAATATTCTTCAGTTTGGGGTCAGAGGATGGGATCTATGCCTGTGCAAGCCACGCTTTGCAGAAGGTACAAACCTTTTTGGTGAATGAAGTACAGATGGTGTACCAATCCCAAGGCATTGACATTTCCGACAAACACATCGAGGTAATTGTCCGGCAAATGACCAACAAAGTGCGGATTGATGACGGTGGGGACACGACCATGCTACCGGGGGAACTGGTAGAACTCCGGCAGGTGGAACAGGTGAACGAAGCTATGGCGATTACCGGTGGGGCGAGGGCAGAATACACTCCCATGCTGTTGGGGATTACCAAGGCATCGCTGAACACCGACAGTTTCATCTCCGCGGCTTCTTTCCAAGAAACCACCAGGGTCTTAACAGAAGCCGCCATTGAGGGCAAATCGGACTGGCTGCGGGGACTGAAGGAAAACGTGATCATTGGGCGCTTGATTCCCGCGGGGACTGGCTACAACACCTACGAGGAAGCGGGGGTAATTGATGATTACGTAGTAGATATGGGCAGTGGCATCTTAGATGAAGTAGATGATTCATTGGACATGGTACTAGACGACCGCACCGCAAAACTCTACAACCTCGACGCACCGGGCATGGGCGATAGTGGCTTTGGTAGCAAAATAGGAGAACGGCTACTACTCGATGAGGATGATTTAATTGCTGATGAAATTAACGACCTAGTTATAGAAGATGACGATGATTTCGGAGAAGAAGAGGAAGATGATGACGACGATGATTTTGATGATGAATAA
- a CDS encoding DNA-directed RNA polymerase subunit gamma, which produces MRSPQNNQFDYVKIGIASPERIRQWGERTLPNGQLVGEVTKPETINYRTLKPEMDGLFCERIFGPAKDWECHCGKYKRVRHRGIVCERCGVEVTESRVRRHRMGFIKLAAPVAHVWYLKGIPSYIAILLDMPLRDVEQIVYFNSYCVLAPGNADTLSYKQLLSEDQWLEIEDAIYSEDSQLEGVEVGIGAEALLRLLADINLEQEAESLREEIEKAKGQKRAKLIKRLRVIDNFIATGSHPEWMVMEIIPVIPPDLRPMVQLDGGRFATSDLNDLYRRVINRNNRLARLQEILAPEIIVRNEKRMLQEAVDALIDNGRRGRTVVGANNRPLKSLSDIIEGKQGRFRQNLLGKRVDYSGRSVIVVGPKLKIHQCGLPREMAIELFQPFVINRLIRSGMVNNIKAAKKLISRNDPSVWDVLQEVIEGHPVMLNRAPTLHRLGIQAFEPILVEGRAIQLHPLVCPAFNADFDGDQMAVHVPLSLESQAEARLLMLASNNILSPATGKPIVTPSQDMVLGAYYLTAENPNATKGAGKYFSSLDDVIMAYEAQQVELHAYIYVRFDGEIDSGEPDTEPLEVIEDKDAKGRVTSRTLIYKFRRVREDGQGNLISQYIYTTPGRAIYNKAIQEAIDA; this is translated from the coding sequence ATGAGATCCCCCCAAAATAATCAATTTGACTACGTAAAAATTGGTATAGCTTCGCCAGAACGCATCCGCCAGTGGGGTGAGCGTACCTTGCCTAATGGACAACTCGTAGGTGAAGTTACCAAGCCAGAAACTATTAATTACCGCACTCTCAAGCCGGAAATGGATGGGTTGTTTTGTGAACGGATTTTCGGACCAGCTAAGGATTGGGAGTGCCATTGTGGTAAGTATAAGCGGGTGCGCCATAGAGGGATTGTGTGCGAGCGCTGTGGTGTAGAAGTAACAGAATCCCGCGTCCGTCGTCACAGGATGGGTTTTATTAAGTTGGCTGCCCCGGTGGCTCATGTTTGGTATCTCAAGGGGATTCCTAGCTATATTGCGATTCTCCTGGATATGCCGCTGCGGGATGTGGAGCAGATTGTTTATTTCAACTCTTACTGTGTTTTAGCGCCTGGTAATGCGGATACTCTCAGTTACAAACAACTGTTGAGTGAAGACCAGTGGCTAGAAATTGAGGATGCTATCTACAGTGAAGATTCCCAGTTAGAGGGTGTGGAAGTGGGCATTGGGGCTGAGGCTCTGTTGCGGTTGTTGGCGGATATTAATTTGGAGCAGGAGGCGGAAAGCCTGCGGGAAGAAATTGAGAAAGCCAAGGGACAGAAACGGGCGAAGTTAATTAAACGGCTGCGGGTGATTGATAATTTCATCGCTACCGGTTCGCACCCAGAATGGATGGTGATGGAAATTATCCCCGTGATTCCCCCAGATTTGCGCCCGATGGTGCAGTTGGATGGGGGGCGGTTTGCGACAAGCGATTTGAATGATTTGTATCGCCGGGTAATTAATCGCAACAACCGTTTGGCTAGGCTTCAGGAAATTCTCGCCCCGGAGATTATTGTCCGTAACGAGAAACGGATGCTGCAAGAGGCTGTGGATGCCTTGATTGATAATGGTCGCCGGGGACGGACGGTGGTGGGGGCTAATAACCGCCCGCTGAAGTCGTTGTCGGATATTATTGAGGGCAAACAAGGACGGTTCCGGCAAAACCTGTTGGGGAAACGGGTGGACTATTCAGGGCGATCGGTAATTGTGGTCGGACCAAAGCTGAAGATTCACCAGTGTGGACTGCCACGAGAGATGGCGATTGAGTTGTTCCAGCCCTTTGTAATCAATCGTTTGATTCGGTCGGGGATGGTGAATAATATCAAGGCGGCGAAGAAGCTGATTTCTCGTAATGATCCCAGTGTGTGGGATGTGTTGCAGGAGGTGATTGAGGGACATCCGGTGATGTTAAACCGAGCGCCGACGCTGCACCGCTTGGGGATTCAGGCTTTTGAACCGATTTTGGTGGAAGGAAGAGCGATTCAATTACATCCTTTGGTGTGTCCGGCTTTTAATGCTGACTTTGATGGTGACCAAATGGCGGTTCATGTGCCGTTGTCCTTGGAGAGTCAGGCAGAAGCACGGTTGTTGATGTTGGCTTCTAATAATATTTTGTCACCGGCAACGGGTAAACCGATTGTGACTCCTAGCCAAGATATGGTGTTGGGGGCGTATTATCTGACGGCGGAAAATCCCAATGCAACGAAGGGGGCAGGTAAGTATTTCTCCTCTTTGGATGATGTAATTATGGCTTATGAGGCGCAACAGGTGGAACTTCATGCCTATATTTACGTGCGCTTTGATGGGGAAATTGATTCGGGTGAACCGGATACTGAACCTTTGGAAGTGATTGAGGACAAGGATGCTAAGGGTAGGGTGACAAGTCGCACCCTAATCTATAAGTTCCGCCGGGTACGGGAAGATGGTCAGGGAAATTTGATTTCTCAGTACATTTATACGACTCCTGGCAGGGCGATTTATAACAAGGCGATTCAGGAAGCGATAGACGCTTAG